A window of Shewanella mesophila contains these coding sequences:
- a CDS encoding proline--tRNA ligase: protein MRVSKYLLSTQKETPANAEVVSHQLMLRAGMIRRNASGLYSWLPTGLRVLRKVEAIVREEMNNAGAVEILMPMVQPADLWVETGRWEKFGPELLRFQDRHNRDFVLGPTHEEVITDIIRKEVNSYKQLPLNLYQIQTKFRDEVRPRFGVMRSREFLMKDAYSFHLDQETMDETYEAMYQAYSNILGRMGLAFRPVLADTGSIGGSMSHEFHVLANSGEDLIAYSTESDYAANIEKAEAPIPTEPRGAATMEMSIIDTPNAKTIEELVSQHGIAIEKTVKTIIVKGATEEAPLVAVIIRGDHELNEVKVEKLDAVLAPFEMADEADIRKALGAGPGSLGPVGLTIPVYVDHSVNIMSDFAAGANQEGKHYVGINWERDLAEVAVADLRNVIEGEASPCGKGTIGLLRGIEVGHIFQLGTNYSESMGANVLDENGKSKTLLMGCYGVGVSRIVAAAIEQNNDDRGIIWPDAIAPFKVGILPMNMHKSHRVKDMAEQLYKDLNDAGIEVLFDDRKERPGVMFADMELIGLPHVIVIGDRNIDGGVFEYKNRRTGEKQDIPFDQIIDFIKSAK from the coding sequence ATGCGAGTTAGCAAGTACCTGCTGTCAACACAAAAAGAGACCCCAGCAAACGCTGAGGTGGTTAGTCATCAATTAATGCTGCGTGCGGGTATGATCCGTCGTAACGCATCAGGTCTTTACAGCTGGTTGCCGACAGGCTTACGTGTTTTACGTAAGGTTGAAGCCATCGTTCGTGAAGAGATGAACAATGCAGGTGCTGTTGAGATCTTAATGCCCATGGTGCAACCAGCAGATTTGTGGGTTGAAACTGGCCGTTGGGAAAAGTTTGGTCCTGAGCTACTGCGCTTTCAAGACCGTCACAACCGTGACTTCGTCTTAGGCCCAACCCATGAAGAAGTGATCACCGATATTATCCGTAAAGAAGTTAACTCATACAAGCAGTTACCACTTAATCTTTACCAGATCCAAACTAAGTTCCGTGATGAAGTTCGCCCACGTTTCGGCGTGATGCGCTCACGTGAGTTTTTGATGAAAGATGCTTACTCTTTCCATTTAGATCAAGAGACCATGGATGAAACCTACGAGGCGATGTACCAAGCCTATAGCAACATCCTAGGCCGTATGGGTCTGGCTTTCCGCCCAGTGCTTGCAGATACAGGTTCTATCGGTGGCAGCATGTCACACGAGTTCCACGTATTAGCCAACAGTGGTGAAGACTTAATTGCCTACTCAACTGAGAGTGATTACGCGGCTAACATCGAAAAAGCAGAAGCGCCAATCCCAACCGAACCTCGCGGCGCTGCAACAATGGAAATGAGCATTATCGATACGCCAAATGCCAAGACCATTGAAGAACTCGTCTCACAGCACGGCATCGCTATCGAAAAAACCGTTAAGACCATTATCGTTAAGGGTGCAACCGAAGAAGCGCCATTAGTTGCCGTGATCATTCGTGGCGACCATGAGCTGAACGAAGTTAAAGTTGAAAAGCTTGACGCCGTATTAGCCCCATTTGAAATGGCCGATGAAGCCGATATCCGCAAAGCACTAGGCGCAGGCCCTGGATCATTAGGCCCAGTCGGTTTAACCATTCCTGTCTATGTTGACCACAGCGTTAATATCATGAGTGATTTTGCCGCTGGCGCTAACCAAGAGGGTAAACACTATGTGGGTATCAACTGGGAGCGCGACCTAGCAGAAGTAGCTGTTGCCGACCTACGTAATGTCATCGAAGGTGAGGCAAGCCCATGTGGCAAGGGGACTATTGGACTGCTGCGCGGCATCGAAGTGGGTCATATCTTCCAGTTAGGGACTAACTACTCAGAATCGATGGGCGCTAACGTACTCGACGAAAACGGCAAGTCAAAAACCCTACTAATGGGTTGTTACGGTGTGGGCGTGAGCCGTATCGTGGCAGCGGCTATTGAGCAAAATAACGATGATCGCGGTATCATCTGGCCAGATGCTATTGCACCGTTCAAGGTCGGTATCTTGCCGATGAACATGCACAAATCTCATCGCGTTAAGGATATGGCTGAGCAGCTATATAAAGACCTTAACGATGCGGGTATCGAAGTGCTATTTGACGACCGTAAAGAGCGTCCAGGCGTGATGTTTGCCGATATGGAGCTTATAGGTCTGCCACACGTTATCGTGATTGGCGATCGTAACATCGACGGCGGCGTATTCGAATATAAGAATCGTCGCACGGGTGAGAAACAAGATATTCCATTCGATCAGATCATCGACTTTATCAAGTCAGCCAAATAA
- a CDS encoding AMP-binding protein, whose translation MSAVTTYPTENHFPLSLSQYNGQTSEPLIEQTIGAYLDEMANNNPDKLAVVMHHQGIRWSYQEYQTQIDQLAAGLLAIGIKPGDRVGIWSPNNIEWCLTQFATAKIGAIMVCINPAYRPEELEYALNNVGCRAIICAEKFKSSNYLQMLYELAPELNSALPGQLSSAALPSLEFVIRMGDEVSPGMLNFNELKRPLSDADKLELKAVADGLSPFDAINIQFTSGTTGNPKGATLSHHNILNNGLLVANAMQLSADDRLCIPVPLYHCFGMVLGNLSCISKGAAAIYPSDAFDPLTTLQVVEAEKCTALHGVPTMFIAQLEHPRFSEFDLSTLRTGVMAGATCPEEVMRRVQTLMYMEQVLIGYGQTECSPINNMTEIDSSVEKRVTTVGRALAHTQVKIVDEFGDILPVGQPGEVCSRGYGVMQCYWNDAEKTSATIDNQGWLHSGDIGEMDSEGYVKIVGRIKDMIIRGGENIYPREIEEKLYTHPDVQDAAVFGVQSEKYGEEVCVWIKVQPRAEIDEQEIRHFLTEKIAYFKVPRYIKFVEQYPMTVTGKIQKFKMRELMYQELYEDINCA comes from the coding sequence ATGTCTGCTGTAACGACATATCCAACTGAAAACCATTTCCCCCTATCGCTCAGTCAATATAACGGGCAAACCAGTGAACCTTTGATTGAGCAAACCATTGGCGCTTATCTCGATGAGATGGCCAATAATAATCCCGATAAGCTTGCTGTTGTCATGCATCACCAAGGTATTCGCTGGAGCTATCAAGAGTATCAAACCCAAATCGATCAACTGGCGGCAGGTTTATTGGCGATTGGCATCAAACCTGGTGATCGCGTCGGGATCTGGTCTCCCAATAATATTGAATGGTGCCTAACCCAGTTCGCCACCGCGAAAATTGGCGCCATCATGGTATGTATCAACCCAGCATATAGACCTGAAGAGTTAGAGTATGCGTTAAACAATGTCGGTTGCCGTGCAATTATCTGCGCTGAAAAGTTTAAATCCAGCAACTACTTACAAATGCTGTATGAGTTAGCCCCCGAGCTAAACAGCGCCCTTCCCGGACAATTGTCATCTGCCGCGTTGCCCTCACTAGAGTTTGTGATTCGTATGGGTGATGAGGTGTCTCCCGGTATGCTCAATTTTAATGAGCTAAAGCGCCCCTTAAGTGACGCCGACAAACTTGAGCTAAAAGCCGTTGCCGATGGCCTGTCTCCCTTCGATGCCATCAATATTCAGTTCACCTCTGGTACCACAGGCAACCCGAAAGGTGCGACGCTGAGCCACCATAACATCCTTAACAACGGCCTGTTAGTCGCCAATGCTATGCAGCTCAGTGCTGATGACAGACTGTGTATTCCAGTGCCCTTGTATCACTGTTTTGGCATGGTATTAGGCAATCTGTCATGCATCAGTAAAGGTGCCGCGGCGATATACCCAAGTGACGCTTTCGATCCGCTAACCACCTTACAAGTTGTCGAGGCCGAGAAATGCACCGCGCTACATGGGGTACCCACCATGTTTATTGCGCAGTTAGAACATCCACGCTTTAGTGAGTTCGACTTAAGCACTCTGCGCACCGGTGTCATGGCTGGCGCTACCTGTCCAGAAGAGGTGATGCGCCGCGTTCAAACCCTGATGTACATGGAACAAGTGCTCATTGGTTACGGACAAACCGAATGCAGCCCCATTAACAACATGACCGAAATCGATTCATCGGTTGAAAAACGGGTGACAACCGTTGGTAGAGCGCTAGCACATACACAAGTCAAAATCGTCGATGAATTTGGTGACATACTGCCAGTGGGTCAACCTGGCGAAGTGTGCAGTCGCGGTTACGGCGTGATGCAGTGTTACTGGAACGATGCTGAAAAAACATCAGCTACTATCGACAACCAAGGCTGGTTACATTCAGGCGATATTGGTGAGATGGACAGCGAAGGCTATGTCAAAATTGTTGGCCGGATCAAAGATATGATCATTCGTGGTGGCGAGAATATCTATCCACGCGAGATCGAAGAAAAACTCTACACCCACCCAGACGTGCAAGATGCGGCCGTATTTGGGGTGCAAAGTGAAAAATACGGTGAAGAGGTCTGTGTATGGATTAAAGTCCAGCCGAGAGCAGAGATCGATGAACAGGAAATTCGTCACTTTCTTACTGAAAAAATCGCCTATTTCAAAGTGCCAAGGTATATCAAATTTGTCGAACAATACCCGATGACAGTCACGGGTAAAATTCAAAAATTTAAGATGCGCGAGCTGATGTATCAAGAGCTATATGAAGATATAAACTGCGCTTAA
- a CDS encoding phenylacetate--CoA ligase family protein has translation MRPFFHPLEAQSAAAREHSLMLALSEQLTFAKLHCDYYAKLLADIDLSQINHLDDLAKLPITRKADLIALQSDAPPFAGMTPKQHRVGRIFKSPGPIYEPECDGFDWWRMGQAFFAAGFRAGDLVQNCLSYHLTPGGFIMDSGAKACGCSVIPAGPGQSEMQLDLIESLKPNGYCGTPSFLNILLEKAYEQDKDISSITKALVSGEALTQPLKSQFAKAGIEVKQAYATADIGLIAFESVSDAGLVIAEDIIVEIVRPGTLIPVADGEVGEVVVTSFNRDYPLIRFATGDLSAIMPGASDCGRTNKRIKGWMGRADQTCKVKGLFVHPEQIERVRRHHAGIDKVRLLVSNEQNRDVMRLLCEVDSSVHPQLDIAAIAQTLRAETQLSGEVALVALAALANDGVVIEDQR, from the coding sequence ATGAGACCTTTTTTTCATCCGTTAGAGGCGCAAAGCGCCGCAGCGCGTGAGCATAGCTTGATGTTGGCCCTCAGTGAACAGCTAACCTTTGCTAAGCTGCATTGTGACTATTACGCCAAGCTGCTGGCCGACATCGATCTGAGTCAAATTAATCACCTCGATGACTTAGCTAAATTGCCGATAACTCGCAAAGCCGATCTTATCGCGCTGCAAAGCGATGCGCCGCCTTTTGCTGGCATGACCCCAAAGCAGCATCGAGTGGGCCGCATCTTTAAATCTCCAGGGCCGATTTACGAACCCGAATGTGACGGCTTTGATTGGTGGCGTATGGGGCAAGCGTTTTTTGCCGCGGGTTTTCGAGCGGGCGATCTGGTACAAAACTGCCTGTCATATCATCTAACGCCAGGCGGCTTCATTATGGATTCTGGTGCTAAGGCCTGTGGTTGCAGCGTGATCCCAGCTGGGCCCGGTCAGAGTGAGATGCAGCTGGATCTGATTGAATCGCTAAAACCCAATGGCTATTGCGGTACGCCATCATTTTTAAATATCTTGCTAGAAAAGGCCTATGAGCAAGATAAAGATATCTCATCTATCACTAAGGCGCTGGTCTCTGGCGAGGCGCTAACTCAGCCGCTTAAAAGCCAATTTGCTAAAGCGGGTATCGAGGTTAAACAAGCCTATGCTACTGCCGATATCGGCCTTATCGCGTTTGAGAGTGTCAGCGATGCAGGCTTAGTTATCGCAGAAGATATCATTGTCGAGATAGTGCGTCCCGGCACCTTAATCCCCGTTGCCGATGGCGAAGTGGGCGAGGTGGTGGTAACTAGCTTTAATCGCGACTATCCGCTGATCCGTTTCGCGACTGGTGACTTGTCGGCTATCATGCCGGGAGCCAGCGATTGTGGCCGCACCAATAAGCGGATAAAAGGCTGGATGGGGCGAGCAGATCAAACCTGTAAAGTGAAAGGACTCTTTGTGCATCCAGAGCAGATTGAGCGGGTGCGTCGCCATCATGCTGGTATCGACAAGGTACGGCTGCTCGTTTCAAATGAGCAAAACAGGGATGTCATGCGTTTATTGTGCGAAGTGGATAGTTCTGTGCATCCTCAACTCGATATTGCTGCTATCGCCCAGACGCTTCGTGCCGAAACTCAGCTCAGTGGCGAGGTGGCGTTAGTGGCGCTAGCTGCCTTGGCCAACGATGGCGTGGTGATTGAGGATCAAAGGTAG
- a CDS encoding ABC transporter substrate-binding protein: MYKKLLLSSTLAAMTFASSAAHAEDSVFVGHLADMSGPTAFVGKPYADGVRDALAYINANGGIKGTKLEYETTDYAYKVPQAIASYKKWLSRENMVAMQGWGTADTEALISFAAKDKTPIFSASYSGHLTDPQGKNPKTTKPAPYNFFYGASYSDACRGLVQWAADDWKQKGGKGKPKFTHIGANHPFPNAPKEACAEYATELGFDVQPSVVISMKPGDFKAQCLSLKSSGTNYGYIGNLGGSVQSLIKSCDTVGTDIQFMSNIWGGDKLVFKAAGEGVKNYIFPTMTPFWDDEVPGMKLVREISKMSDSSGTEQRLHHYIRGVCSTYYMKESMEWAKDHGGITGENVKKGMYVHQNWVPKGLEGVCLPATWTPEDHRGINQVNIYQGNFNGGDIKVEKVNQVTLERRVDWLGY, from the coding sequence ATGTATAAGAAATTACTACTTAGCTCAACATTGGCGGCAATGACATTTGCAAGCAGCGCTGCTCATGCTGAGGATTCTGTTTTTGTCGGCCATCTTGCCGATATGTCAGGCCCTACCGCGTTTGTGGGCAAGCCTTATGCCGACGGGGTGCGTGATGCCTTGGCGTATATTAATGCTAATGGCGGTATCAAAGGCACCAAGCTTGAGTATGAAACGACCGATTATGCTTATAAGGTGCCGCAAGCGATAGCGTCTTATAAGAAGTGGCTATCACGGGAAAACATGGTGGCGATGCAAGGCTGGGGCACTGCCGACACCGAAGCGCTTATCTCCTTTGCGGCAAAAGATAAGACGCCTATCTTCTCGGCGTCATACTCCGGTCACTTAACCGATCCTCAAGGTAAAAACCCTAAGACCACCAAACCTGCGCCTTATAACTTTTTCTATGGCGCTTCTTATTCTGATGCCTGCCGTGGATTAGTGCAGTGGGCTGCCGACGATTGGAAGCAAAAAGGCGGCAAGGGTAAGCCTAAGTTTACCCATATTGGTGCCAATCATCCGTTCCCTAATGCGCCGAAAGAAGCCTGTGCCGAATACGCGACCGAGCTCGGTTTTGATGTACAGCCTTCAGTGGTGATCTCCATGAAACCAGGGGATTTTAAGGCTCAATGTTTAAGCCTTAAAAGCTCGGGTACCAACTATGGCTACATAGGTAACTTAGGTGGCTCGGTGCAATCGCTCATTAAATCCTGTGACACCGTCGGCACAGATATTCAGTTTATGTCCAACATTTGGGGCGGCGACAAGCTGGTGTTTAAGGCTGCTGGCGAAGGGGTGAAAAACTATATCTTCCCGACAATGACTCCGTTTTGGGATGATGAAGTTCCGGGTATGAAGCTGGTACGTGAAATATCAAAAATGTCAGACAGCAGCGGTACCGAACAGCGTCTGCATCACTATATTCGCGGTGTGTGCTCAACTTACTACATGAAAGAGTCTATGGAGTGGGCGAAAGACCACGGCGGCATTACTGGTGAAAATGTCAAGAAAGGGATGTACGTCCATCAAAACTGGGTACCAAAAGGATTAGAAGGCGTCTGTCTACCTGCTACATGGACACCTGAAGATCATCGCGGTATCAACCAAGTTAACATCTATCAAGGTAACTTCAATGGTGGTGACATTAAGGTAGAGAAAGTCAACCAAGTGACCTTAGAGCGTCGTGTGGACTGGCTAGGTTATTAA
- a CDS encoding HPP family protein: MNNVVLSIVAGVGAFLAIGLLSFFDSNLSDVALLMAPFGATAVLVFGVPESPLAQPKNVILGHLITALIGVFFTQYIGVSPLTLALATGIGVSAMLLTKTTHPPAGANPLLIMLAGQGWAFLITPVLLGAIVIVLVGKGMQFFSKTMAKQLHS, encoded by the coding sequence ATGAATAATGTTGTTTTATCGATAGTGGCAGGTGTGGGTGCCTTCTTGGCGATCGGCTTGCTTTCTTTCTTTGACTCGAACTTGAGTGACGTTGCTTTGTTGATGGCGCCCTTCGGTGCCACGGCTGTATTGGTTTTTGGTGTTCCAGAGAGTCCATTGGCACAGCCAAAAAATGTGATATTGGGTCATCTGATCACTGCTCTTATTGGGGTGTTTTTTACCCAGTACATAGGCGTTTCACCACTGACATTAGCGTTGGCGACAGGGATAGGTGTTAGCGCTATGCTGCTTACAAAAACCACTCATCCGCCTGCGGGGGCAAATCCGCTGCTTATAATGTTGGCCGGGCAGGGGTGGGCTTTTCTTATCACGCCAGTGTTACTCGGGGCAATCGTGATCGTTTTAGTGGGTAAAGGGATGCAATTTTTCAGCAAAACAATGGCTAAGCAGTTACATAGTTAA
- a CDS encoding TetR/AcrR family transcriptional regulator, with product MSKKRQQLIDTALTLFYQSGIHSVGINEILAVSGIAKRTLYIHFESKEALIFAALQQRHEVFVTWLEQKLAKTTADKQVIQTLFSALESWFCNKEPELGDFRGCFFINTSAEFSDINSDIFTFCHHHKQQVKQVIANHLTNKNSELIDAICIMKEGAIVTAHLSGNGTEVTANCIKILEKLEAS from the coding sequence GTGAGCAAAAAACGTCAGCAACTCATAGACACAGCACTAACACTTTTTTATCAAAGCGGTATTCATTCTGTCGGCATAAACGAAATACTCGCGGTTTCAGGTATCGCCAAGCGAACCCTGTATATTCATTTTGAAAGTAAAGAAGCCTTAATCTTCGCTGCGCTGCAGCAAAGGCACGAGGTTTTTGTCACCTGGCTAGAGCAAAAACTCGCCAAGACAACAGCTGACAAGCAGGTCATTCAAACCTTGTTCTCAGCATTAGAAAGTTGGTTTTGTAACAAGGAACCTGAACTAGGCGATTTTAGAGGCTGTTTTTTTATTAATACCTCTGCCGAATTTAGCGACATCAACAGTGATATTTTCACCTTCTGCCACCATCACAAGCAACAAGTTAAGCAAGTGATAGCCAACCATCTTACCAACAAAAACAGCGAACTCATTGATGCTATCTGCATCATGAAGGAGGGAGCAATTGTGACCGCTCATTTATCTGGCAACGGCACAGAAGTGACAGCGAACTGCATAAAAATACTAGAAAAACTTGAAGCATCATAA
- a CDS encoding ABC transporter ATP-binding protein: protein MTQAVQLKPETPLLAINNIEVVYDDVIQVLRGVSIEVPQGEIVTLLGPNGAGKSTTLKAISGLLKTENGEVSKGDIHFMGERIDQKNAEDVVRSGLFQVMEGRRIIEDMSVIENLKLGAYTRKDRKVNQDIEMVFNYFPRLKERTGLAGYLSGGEQQMLAIGRALMARPKMICLDEPSMGLSPLLVKEVFGIIEKINREQGITMLLVEQNANYALKAANYGYIMESGKIVLDGSKAQLLNNEDVKEFYLGGGNETRKSFKNLKSYKRRKRWL, encoded by the coding sequence ATGACACAAGCCGTGCAGTTAAAACCAGAAACCCCACTTCTCGCGATTAATAACATCGAGGTAGTGTATGACGATGTGATCCAAGTGCTACGTGGCGTCAGCATTGAGGTGCCACAGGGGGAAATTGTGACCTTACTTGGGCCAAATGGCGCGGGTAAATCGACCACCTTGAAGGCGATATCTGGGCTACTTAAGACAGAAAATGGCGAGGTTTCTAAGGGGGATATCCATTTTATGGGAGAGCGGATCGATCAAAAAAATGCCGAGGATGTGGTGCGTTCTGGCCTATTTCAGGTAATGGAAGGTAGACGTATTATCGAAGACATGAGTGTCATCGAAAATTTAAAGCTCGGTGCCTATACCCGCAAAGATCGTAAAGTAAATCAAGATATTGAAATGGTGTTTAACTATTTCCCTCGCCTCAAAGAGCGTACTGGCTTAGCGGGTTATCTCTCGGGTGGTGAGCAGCAGATGCTGGCGATTGGCCGCGCGTTAATGGCGCGCCCTAAGATGATCTGTCTCGATGAACCCTCGATGGGCCTATCGCCACTGCTGGTTAAAGAGGTGTTTGGCATTATTGAGAAGATCAATCGCGAGCAGGGGATCACTATGCTGCTGGTGGAACAAAACGCCAACTACGCCCTGAAAGCGGCAAACTACGGCTATATCATGGAGTCAGGCAAGATAGTGCTCGATGGCAGTAAGGCGCAGTTACTCAACAATGAAGACGTTAAAGAGTTTTATCTCGGTGGTGGCAATGAAACCCGTAAGAGTTTTAAAAACTTAAAGTCTTATAAGCGTCGTAAACGTTGGTTGTAA
- a CDS encoding HEPN domain-containing protein has translation MKYRKTEKWDDLENSRNLLFFAQLFNELFFDFSLDTYKPSSMNTSLLCEEALEVIEEVRKGNIKAPNLQHVIDELCENLSKDKVAQALLSIKLKQINTTLRDPKKTTEDKKIVVELILRQINLKQYKKKNEELLTQVINGEVDFASIRTLARSYATTLLNLGFSSEYIAEITQQFFHYDKNRIHGNSAIEDFIKIFCDKPKQYQIVFRSAKDVEFYKDSLKTFDINIVNDLHDLDIDHSKHKFPKSENEVYICVSEIKARDNFSAKNNAEDTLEMLSTIFGLFHHKQQLSWATDCLILNKTDNEVNRSRFRTNAMHKCSDQKPSRAAIQANRFLSEFGLEKNSFRIFTRAAELHSLALKSDSNENQMLNLWIALESIIPASHDSGLSNIEHIVQSTMPFLNLGYYQRLVARLASDLFNWNRHQTKKVLKDIEGDNQVVKLAKLISLEEFSDKRQELKDSFKDFHLLFDRFEYLEYIYADPQNMVKGLKNHTVRVGWQIRRIYRARNMIVHSGMTPSYIELLIENVHDYLDHIINKIIMLVNDSQKVLSVEQAFKLTDMAYKSLEDTLSDKKLKLDAELIEQMYAYKI, from the coding sequence ATGAAGTACAGAAAAACCGAAAAATGGGATGACTTAGAAAACAGCAGAAACCTACTTTTTTTCGCTCAACTATTTAATGAGCTGTTTTTTGATTTCTCTCTGGATACTTATAAACCCTCGTCGATGAACACGAGTTTGTTGTGTGAGGAGGCATTAGAAGTTATCGAAGAGGTCCGGAAAGGAAATATAAAAGCACCTAACCTACAGCACGTTATTGATGAACTATGTGAAAACTTGTCTAAAGACAAGGTTGCACAAGCTTTGTTGTCTATTAAATTAAAGCAGATTAATACAACTCTTCGTGACCCTAAGAAGACGACAGAAGACAAGAAAATTGTAGTTGAATTGATTCTCCGTCAAATTAATTTGAAGCAGTATAAAAAGAAAAATGAAGAGCTACTAACTCAAGTAATTAATGGTGAGGTTGACTTTGCCTCGATTCGAACATTGGCTAGAAGTTATGCGACAACATTATTAAATTTGGGTTTTAGTTCAGAATACATTGCAGAAATTACACAACAGTTTTTCCATTACGATAAAAACAGGATTCACGGCAATAGTGCTATTGAGGACTTTATAAAAATATTCTGCGATAAACCAAAACAATATCAAATAGTCTTCCGTTCAGCAAAAGATGTTGAGTTCTACAAAGACTCTCTAAAAACTTTTGATATCAATATAGTAAATGACTTGCATGACCTAGATATTGACCATAGTAAACACAAGTTCCCAAAGAGCGAAAATGAAGTATACATTTGTGTTTCAGAGATTAAGGCTCGTGATAATTTTTCTGCGAAGAATAATGCTGAAGACACACTGGAAATGCTTAGCACAATATTTGGTTTATTCCATCACAAGCAACAGCTCAGCTGGGCGACAGATTGTTTGATTTTGAACAAGACGGATAATGAAGTGAATAGGTCTCGGTTTCGAACAAACGCTATGCATAAATGTAGCGATCAAAAGCCATCTCGAGCAGCAATACAAGCTAATAGATTTTTGTCGGAGTTTGGTTTAGAAAAAAACTCTTTTAGAATATTTACAAGAGCAGCTGAGCTTCACTCTTTAGCATTAAAAAGTGATTCTAATGAAAATCAGATGCTAAACCTTTGGATAGCACTAGAGTCAATTATTCCTGCTTCTCATGACTCAGGTTTATCTAATATTGAGCATATTGTTCAAAGCACTATGCCATTTTTGAACTTAGGTTATTATCAAAGGTTAGTTGCTCGTTTAGCAAGTGATCTTTTTAATTGGAATCGCCACCAGACAAAGAAAGTTTTAAAGGATATAGAGGGTGATAATCAGGTAGTAAAATTAGCTAAATTGATATCGCTAGAAGAGTTTTCAGATAAGCGACAAGAACTCAAAGATTCTTTTAAAGACTTTCACCTACTCTTCGATCGTTTTGAGTATTTAGAGTATATCTATGCTGACCCCCAAAATATGGTCAAAGGTTTGAAAAATCACACCGTAAGAGTTGGTTGGCAAATTCGACGGATCTATCGCGCTCGTAACATGATAGTTCATAGTGGTATGACACCGAGTTACATCGAGCTTCTTATTGAAAATGTGCATGATTATTTAGATCACATAATAAATAAAATAATAATGTTAGTGAATGACTCGCAAAAGGTCCTGAGTGTCGAACAAGCATTTAAATTAACTGATATGGCATATAAATCTTTAGAAGACACGCTGTCAGACAAAAAACTAAAGCTTGATGCTGAACTAATTGAACAGATGTATGCTTATAAAATCTAA